A window of the Helianthus annuus cultivar XRQ/B chromosome 4, HanXRQr2.0-SUNRISE, whole genome shotgun sequence genome harbors these coding sequences:
- the LOC110934777 gene encoding secoisolariciresinol dehydrogenase, with protein sequence MAPPTRRLEGKVALITGGASGIGKCTAKLFAEHGARLIIADIQDKLGQAVCDDIGSSNSIYVHCDVTNEEDVKNAIDIAITTYGKLDIMFNNAGVTDPNKPHIIENEKSDFERVLSVNVTGVFLGMKHAARVMVPVKSGSIISTASVGSTVGGVTPHAYCSSKHAVVGLTKNLAVELGQFGIRVNCLSPYGIATPLVTNYFGLEAKGIGNAEKVVENLMHLRANLKGVTLRTDDIAKAALFLASDEAKYISGQNLFIDGGFSIVNQAISDFKFPENL encoded by the exons ATGGCACCTCCTACAAGAAG GCTTGAAGGAAAAGTAGCACTGATAACAGGAGGAGCAAGCGGTATAGGGAAGTGTACTGCAAAACTCTTTGCTGAACACGGAGCCAGGCTTATAATCGCGGACATACAAGACAAACTCGGTCAAGCTGTTTGTGATGACATAGGCTCATCAAACTCGATATATGTCCATTGTGATGTAACCAATGAAGAAGATGTCAAGAACGCTATAGATATTGCGATAACCACTTATGGAAAACTTGACATTATGTTCAATAATGCAGGTGTTACAGATCCCAACAAACCACACATCATTGAGAATGAAAAATCTGACTTCGAACGTGTGCTTAGTGTTAATGTTACTGGTGTCTTTCTAGGAATGAAACATGCAGCTAGAGTTATGGTTCCGGTAAAATCAGGCTCAATAATCTCAACTGCTAGTGTTGGTTCGACTGTTGGTGGAGTCACGCCACATGCATACTGTAGCTCAAAGCATGCCGTGGTTGGCTTGACCAAGAACTTGGCAGTAGAGCTTGGGCAATTTGGAATTCGAGTCAACTGTTTATCCCCTTATGGAATCGCCACACCACTAGTTACAAATTACTTTGGGCTTGAGGCAAAGGGCATAGGGAATGCAGAAAAGGTTGTAGAGAATTTGATGCATTTAAGAGCGAACCTCAAGGGAGTGACGCTGAGAACAGATGATATCGCCAAGGCTGCTCTTTTTCTAGCGAGTGATGAAGCAAAGTACATTAGCGGACAAAACCTATTTATTGATGGTGGGTTTAGCATCGTTAATCAAGCAATCTCCGACTTCAAGTTTCCAGAGAATCTTTAA